The genomic DNA GTACCTCCAGCGCCTCCAAGCGTTCCCAGAAGGCTCGCTATCACGGTGAGCAGCCCGATAATCGCGCCGCCTATGACAGTCACCTTTGGTATGTATCGCTCCATGAGCCGCTCTATGCTGACCGGGCTTCTCCTGTATCCCGGTATCTGGAGGCCAGATGCATGAATCTTTGCAGCAATGCTCTTCGCCCCCATCCCGGTCGTCTCGATCCAGAATATGGCGAATATTATGCCTCCGATTATCAGGAATGCTGTGTCGGTGAGCAGGTGCAGCCAGATCTGCCATCCGGCTATCGGATTTATTCCAAGCTCCACCAGTCCTGGTGTGGATTGTGACACCATGCTTGGGATCCAGTCGCTCGGTCCGTGTATCGGCGAGAGATAGTACATCAGCCCTGAAACAGGTTGAGGTGATGTCGCGCTTATCGGAGCACCTGTGGCGGCATCGAACTTCGCCGATGAGAGGAACGTCCCGAGCCAGCTCTGGTATCCGGTGTAGACGATTCTGACTCCCTCCGCGGTAGTCTCAGCTGTCGTCACCGTACCGAGCTTTGCAGTGAGCAGCGCGCCGAGCATCTCGATGTTGGCCTGAAGCGCCCTCACGAGGATCATCGGCAGAACGCTAGCGTATACGAGCTTTACAGGGAACCTGCCTCTGGCCCCCCTAACCCTGCTGTGTGCAAGCGGGATTTCGATTCTGGTGCTCTCGACTAACACGACCAGAAGGATTATCCCCACTGTGGATATCAGCGCCAGGAGCCCGCCTGTAACGAATATGAACTTCAGCCCCTCCGCTGTGAAGATCTCATCCAGCCCTATAAGACCCAGCCTGATAATCGATATCCATTTGGGGACGATTCCGATGGG from Methanothrix thermoacetophila PT includes the following:
- the secY gene encoding preprotein translocase subunit SecY, whose product is MNQQSFFYAIEPFVRRLPAVERPAGHVHFKRKLGWTVGILLLYFVLSNIPLFGLSKHSIDLFGYYRAFFAGSFGSLMLLGIGPIVTASIVLQLLVGAEIIKLNLRDPRDQAIFQGTQKALVFVMIVVEALPQITGGYLLPDQALATSLGVSLSIISLIIFLQVCLGGVLILYMDEVVSKWGIGSGVGLFIVAGVSQQLVTGLFNWATGDGGLPIGIVPKWISIIRLGLIGLDEIFTAEGLKFIFVTGGLLALISTVGIILLVVLVESTRIEIPLAHSRVRGARGRFPVKLVYASVLPMILVRALQANIEMLGALLTAKLGTVTTAETTAEGVRIVYTGYQSWLGTFLSSAKFDAATGAPISATSPQPVSGLMYYLSPIHGPSDWIPSMVSQSTPGLVELGINPIAGWQIWLHLLTDTAFLIIGGIIFAIFWIETTGMGAKSIAAKIHASGLQIPGYRRSPVSIERLMERYIPKVTVIGGAIIGLLTVIASLLGTLGGAGGTGLLLAVSIMYRLYEQIASEQIQEMYPMMQRIFGESA